In the genome of Arthrobacter sp. PAMC25284, the window CACCAACGGCGAGGCCATCACGGCCCAGACGTTCGTTGATTCGTGGAACTTCGGCGCGGCAGCAAAGAATGCCCAGCTCAGCGCAGGCTTCTTCGAAAGCATCAAGGGCTACGACGAGGCCAGCGCGGAAGGCTCCACCGTCGAGACCATGTCCGGGCTGAAAGTCGTTGATGACCTGACGTTCACCGTTGAACTGAGCCAGCCCGAGTCCGACTGGCCGCTGCGCCTCGGCTACACCGCCTTCGTGCCGGTGCCTGCCGGTGCCCTCGCTGACCCCAAGGCATTCGGCGAAAAGCCGGTCGGCAACGGCCCGTACATGCTCGCCGAGGGCGGCTGGCAGCACAACGTGCAGATCCAGCTCGTGCCGAACCCGGACTACAACGGCCCGCGCAAGGCCAAGAACGCCGGCGTGACGTTCAAGATCTACCAGAATGATGACGCGGCCTACCAGGACCTGCTGAGCAACAACCTGGACATCCTCCAGACCATCCCGACCAACGCGCTGCTGAACTTCCAGTCCGACCTCGGCGACCGCACCATCAGCAAGCCGTACGCCGGCAACCAGACCATCTCCATCCCGGAATACCTGCCGGAGTGGAGCGGCGAGGCCGGCAAGCTGCGCCGCCAGGCAATCTCCATGGCCATCAACCGCGAAGAGATCACCAGCGTGATCTTCAATGGCGCCCGCAAGCCGGCCAAGGAATTCACGGCTCCGGTACTGGATGGTTACAGCGACTCGATCCCGGGTGCGGAAAATCTCGAGTTCAACGCCGCCAAGGCAAAGGAAGCCTGGGCCAAGGCTGACGCCATCGAGAAGTGGGACGCCGACAAGACGTTCACCATTGCCTACAACGCCGACAAGGGCGGACACAAGGCATGGGTCGAGGCCCTCGTCAACCAGGTCAAGAACACCCTGGGCATCAAGATCGAAGGCAAGCCCTACGCAACCTTCAAGGAAGTCCGCACCGAGGCTACGGCCGGCACCCTGACCGGCGGCATCCGTGCCGGCTGGCAGGCCGACTACCCGTCGCTGTACAACTTCCTTGGCCCGATCTACAAGGCCGGCGCGGGCTCCAACGATTCCCGCTACGACAACCCGACGTTCGAGAAGACCATCTCCGAAGGTCTTAAGGCGTCCAGCGTGGCCGACGGCAACAAGGCCATGAACGAGGCCCAGGAGATCCTGCTCCAGGATCTGCCGGCCATCCCGCTCTGGTACCAGGTCGCCCAGGGCGGCTGGAGCGACAAGGTCACCAACGTTGACTACGGCTGGGACGGCGTTCCGCTGTACTACGCCATTACTGGCAAGTAACATCTGAACGACGGCGGGGGCTGCTCGGATGAGCACCCCCGCCGTCGTTCTGTTTCCCCAACTTTCTATTCCGACGGCGCGGACCCTGTTGCGTCGCCTCCCGGCGCACGTCCCGGCGCCCGCAACGAGCGGCAGCGACGCCGTCGGGCATTCATAGTGAAAAGGTTCTTAGATGAACGACTCCACAGCATTCCTACGCGGCGTGCCTGCTGACGGGGGTGTACTTCGCTGATGGCGACGTATGTTCTCAAGCGCTTCCTGCAACTGATCCCGGTTTTCCTCGGAGCGACCCTCCTGGTGTACTTCCTGGTCTTCAGCCTCCCCGGCGACCCCATCGCGGCACTCTTTGGCGACAAGCCTGTCAACGAATCCGTAGCGGCCCAATTGCGGGCCCAGTACAACCTGGACCAGCCCTTCTGGATCCAATACCTCCTCTACGTCAAGAGCATCTTCACTTTCGATCTTGGGCTGGACTTCTCCGGCCGGCCGATCGCCGCCGTGCTCGGCGAGGTCTTCCCCGTCACCGCCCGGCTGGCCGTGATGGCACTCATTTTCGAAGCCGTCTTCGGCATCGCCTTCGGGCTGTTCGCCGGCCTGCGCAAGGGCAAGCTCTTTGACGCAACGGTGCTCGTGGCTTCCCTGATCGTCATCGGCATCCCGATCTTCGTCCTGGGCTTCCTCATGCAGTTCTTCATCGGCGTGCAGCTGGGCTGGGCTAAACCGACGGTCAGCTCCGCCGCCACGGTCCAGGACCTGATCCTGCCCGCCATTGTGCTCGGCCTGGGCTCGTTCGCCTACGTGCTCCGCCTCACCCGGACCAGCGTGATTGAGAACATGAACGCCGACTATGTCCGGACGGCCACGGCCAAGGGTCTCTCCCGCAGCCGGGTGGTGCGGGTTCACATCCTGCGAAACTCGCTGATCCCGGTCATCACCTTCCTGGGCGCCGACCTCGGCGCCCTGATGGGCGGTGCAATCGTGACCGAAGGCATCTTCAACGTCCCGGGCGTCGGGAACCGGCTCTACCGTGCCGTCACAACCGGTGAAGGACCAACCGTGGTGTCCATCGTCACCGTCCTGGTCCTGATCTACGTTGTGTCCAACCTGCTCGTTGACCTGCTGTACGCCTGGCTTGACCCGAGGATCCGCTATGACTCCTGAGAACACCTCTCCCGTTTCCGACGTCGTCCGACCGGGCCGCAACACCGGGCGCGACATTGAGCACTTCGTCGCAGACCTGGACGAGACCCCGCTGCAGGTCACAGACAAGGTCAAGGACGAAAACGCGCCCTTGAGCCTCTGGGGCGAAGCCTGGAAGAACCTGCGCCGGCAGCCGCTGTTCCTGATCTCGGCGTTCCTGATCGTCATTGTGGTCCTGGTCAGCGTGTTTCCGGGACTGTTTTCGCCCATCAACCCGCAGTCGGAGGCGTGCCAGCTGGCCAACTCCAACGGCGGCCCCTCTGAAGGGCATCCGCTTGGCTTCACCCGGCAGGGCTGCGACGTCTATGCCCGCGTCATCTTCGGCACCCAGTCCTCGGTGATCGTCGGTTTGTTTACCACCATCGGCGTTATCATCATCGGCGGCACCGTGGGTGCGCTGGCCGGCTACTACGGCGGCTGGGTCGATGCGATCCTCGCCCGGATCAACGATATCTTCTTCGCCCTGCCGCTGATTCTCGGCGCCATCGTCCTCACGCAGCTGCCGATCTTCCGGGCCAACCGGAACGTCTGGTCCCTCGTCGTGATCCTGGTGGTTTTCGGCTGGCCGCAGATTGCCCGCATCACCCGCGGCGCCGTCGTCGAGGTCCGGAATGCAGACTTTGTCACCGCGGCCCCGGTCACTGGGCGTGTCCCGGTTCCGGTCGCTGATGCGGCACGTCATGCCCAACGCACTGGCGCCGATCATCGTGGTGGCCACCATCTCACTCGGCACCTTCATCGTGGCCGAATCGACGCTGTCATTCCTTGGCATCGGGCTGCCGCCGAGCGTTATGTCCTGGGGCAACGACATTCAGTCGGCCCAGGCTTCCCTGCGCTCCAACCCCATGCCGCTGCTCTACCCGGCAATCGCCCTGTCCATCACCGTCCTGAGCTTCATCATGCTGGGCGACGCCCTCCGTGATGCGCTGGACCCCAAAGCGCGCAAGCGATGAAAGGCGACGCCATGAACGCCTCTGTCGAAATCCACGAAGCCGGCGCCGCCGAGCGCCCGCTGCTCGAAATCCGTGATCTGGCCATCACGTTCGCTACCAGCAACGGCGAGGTCAACGCGGTCCGCCAGGCCCACCTGACGGTGATGCCCGGCGAGACCGTCGCCATCGTTGGCGAATCCGGCTCCGGCAAGTCAACGACGGCGCTGGCCGCGATCGGGCTGCTCCCCGGCAACGGCCGTGTCTCCGCAGGCCAGATCTTCTTCGACGGCGAAGACATCTCCAATGCCAGCGAGAAGCGAATGATCGAACTCCGCGGCAACAGCATCGGCATGGTCCCCCAGGACCCGATGTCGAACCTTAATCCGGTGTGGAAGATCGGCTTCCAGGTCAAGGAGACGCTCAAAGCCAACGGCCTGCCCAGCGGTCCGGACGATGTGGCCAAGGTCCTCTCCCAGGCGGGCCTGCCGGACGCGGCCCGGCGCGCCCAGCAGTATCCGCACGAGTTCTCCGGCGGTATGCGCCAGCGTGCGCTGATCGCCATCGGCCTGTCCTGCCAGCCGCGCCTGCTCATCGCCGATGAGCCGACGTCCGCACTGGACGTCACGGTGCAGCGGCAGATCCTCGATCACCTGGACACCATGACGGCCGAACTCGGGACCGCCGTGCTGCTCATCACGCACGACCTCGGACTCG includes:
- a CDS encoding ABC transporter substrate-binding protein, giving the protein MRFSRTSQALGMMAIAALALTGCGGGTTAGGTTGSDASKVIIADGSEPARPLMPTDTNEVGGGKVIDMTFAGLVSYDATGKPVNELAESIEGKDGQNFTIKLKKDQKFTNGEAITAQTFVDSWNFGAAAKNAQLSAGFFESIKGYDEASAEGSTVETMSGLKVVDDLTFTVELSQPESDWPLRLGYTAFVPVPAGALADPKAFGEKPVGNGPYMLAEGGWQHNVQIQLVPNPDYNGPRKAKNAGVTFKIYQNDDAAYQDLLSNNLDILQTIPTNALLNFQSDLGDRTISKPYAGNQTISIPEYLPEWSGEAGKLRRQAISMAINREEITSVIFNGARKPAKEFTAPVLDGYSDSIPGAENLEFNAAKAKEAWAKADAIEKWDADKTFTIAYNADKGGHKAWVEALVNQVKNTLGIKIEGKPYATFKEVRTEATAGTLTGGIRAGWQADYPSLYNFLGPIYKAGAGSNDSRYDNPTFEKTISEGLKASSVADGNKAMNEAQEILLQDLPAIPLWYQVAQGGWSDKVTNVDYGWDGVPLYYAITGK
- a CDS encoding ABC transporter permease, producing MATYVLKRFLQLIPVFLGATLLVYFLVFSLPGDPIAALFGDKPVNESVAAQLRAQYNLDQPFWIQYLLYVKSIFTFDLGLDFSGRPIAAVLGEVFPVTARLAVMALIFEAVFGIAFGLFAGLRKGKLFDATVLVASLIVIGIPIFVLGFLMQFFIGVQLGWAKPTVSSAATVQDLILPAIVLGLGSFAYVLRLTRTSVIENMNADYVRTATAKGLSRSRVVRVHILRNSLIPVITFLGADLGALMGGAIVTEGIFNVPGVGNRLYRAVTTGEGPTVVSIVTVLVLIYVVSNLLVDLLYAWLDPRIRYDS